Genomic DNA from Acetilactobacillus jinshanensis:
TCGACGGTCAGCTAATTTAGAACGAGCGCCCTGGGCATGTTTAGCTTGATGCTTAGCGTGTTTGACGGATTTGTTCTTCATGTTGTTGACGGTGTTTTTATTAAGTAAATCACTAAATTTCATGATATAAGCTCCTTTGCTTACTTCTTATTATGATAAATTTGTTCAATTTTACTACCGAGATTCTTATTACTAGCTGGATTACGCTGAGTGTAAATTGCCAACGTAATCTGCGGGTTGGCATGGCCTAACGCATGTGACACCTCGGTTAATGGCATCCCGTTATTCAATAGATAACTGGCGAACATATGTCTAAACGTATGGGCCGTAAAATGACCGCTTAAGTAACCAAGCCCAGCTTGCTTTAAAATCTTTGATAAATTTCTGGAAATGGTGGTATTCGACATGGGAACACCCTTATGCGTCGTGAAAACAAACGTCTTTTCGTTCCATGGCTGTTCCAGGTGCTTAAAAAGTTTAACTTGCCAAGTCTGGTATTTGATTAATAATTGAGCTAATTGCTTTGAGATTCCGATACTTCTACGGCTGTGCGGTGTCTTTGGTGTCCGTAAACCGTTGTTGTCACGGGTATGATTAATATGAATCCGTAATTTAGTTAGGATAATATCCTGCCACGTTAGACCTAAGAGTTCACCCTCACGCATCCCGGTGTCTTCCAGAACATGAAAAATCGTCTGGTACAGAATTGGTTCATGTTTTAGTTGACGATTAAACTTAGCCAGTTCATCAGCCGTCATCAACCGCTTTTTTAGCTTACCAGTGATAGTGGGAATCTTGGTTCCGCTCAGTTTATTCCGGCTGACGATGTCGTTATCGACCGCTGAATTCATTAACGTAATCATGCGGTGATGAACGTTAACGATACTGCTGTGCTTCAACCCCTTATCGATTAGCTTATTGATGCATAACCGTTGGTAAATATTTTTGTTGATCTGCTGGACTTTCACGTTGCCAATGGTCGGGATAATGAAATTACGAAACGTATATAGATACGTGTGGTAAGTTGATACCTTCCACCGGGAACGGTTAGCTTCAATAAAGCTATGAACCCATTCGCTGATTGTTAGATTAATAAACTTCAGCGAATTAGCGTTACCTTTCATGACTTGACGACGAACTTGGTCTAACTCCAGGTTAGCTTCCTGAACCGAACCAAAATTACGCCGTGAGATCTCGTGGCGTTTATGACTACTATCAATGTAAGTATAGCGAAATCCAAAGCGTTTATGCCCGTTCTTATGGACATAAAAGATGTGCGGATAGCTTTTTAAATGATACGTTTTTGCCATGCGAAAACCTTCAAAACCAAAATTAATCTATTTTCATTTTATCATAACGACGAAACCAATTTTTAAATGACGGAATTATCTTATAAAATGTAGCTGAATAACCTTTTTACATCAGAAAGTGACATTTATGAAATTAAACGAATTATTAACCCAAGACATAACTAAGTTGAAGCCCAAAGCATTGATCATCGTGAAACACGCTGCTCAATACCGGAATTAATTAATCTTGGAATCATTTTACTGGGTTACTATGCAAATTCAGCTAAAGTTGAAAAACTGAGTCAGTTGGGTGACTGCCTGTCAGTAGCCCATTACTTGCAGGCACCCCGTGCTTTAAAATACGGTCGTGATTTCGAGAATAATCCTAAATTTCAGAAACTACCGACTAAACCGAAGAAACACTTAACTGGTGAAATCCAGGACTGCACGATCTCGTTTTCAAGGGATCTAAGTAAACAACGATTATCCATAGCGTTTACAGATTTGAAGTCATTTCTTAATCAGTACCCGATTCCGTATGTATATTTGTATCAGAACCAGAAGTGGCAATTATTGCGTCAAAACGGCCGTGATTTATCAACTCCAGCTGATTTGAGAAACGTCATCGCTAAATTATTAAGCAAGAAGGCTTAATCGATGAAATTAAATCCGAACTTAAAAAACGTCACGAACGTTAAGAAATTAACGTTGGGTAAAGTCTGCCCCAGCTGTCATTACATCGTACCTGTTCACGAAAGGTATTGTTATCACTGCGGATTGAACTTTATGAAGCACGCTCGTTGCGCCGTGGTGGATGCTGGTAAGCACAGCTTTCCGACCATGAGGGATACCCAGACGTGCCCAAAATGTCATCATAAAATTAGTGGCACCAACCGGTATTGTAACTACTGCGGGTATGACATGCTGAAAAATCAATAAGTAAAGGAAGCTCGATCATGATATTTTTGATTGGAATCGGTGCGGGCTTACTATTACCGATTCAGACATCGATCAATTCAAAGTTGCGGTTTAAAGTGGGTTCGCCCTATTTAGCATCTACGGCATCGATGGTGACTGGGATGCTATTTTTAATGGTCATCGCTTGCCTGTTTGGTCAGGAATTATTACCATCGTTATCTGTTTTTGATGATGATCACTGGTGGTTAGGCCTTGGTGGTTTAATGGGTGCCATTGCCTTTACGATTAACGTTTTATTGTTGCCGCACTTAGGTGCTGTCCAAACGATCATTATGCCGCTAATCGGCCAGATCATCATGAGCATGAGTATTGATAACTTCGGTTGGTTTAATCTACCGGTCAACCATTTTAACATCGTTCGTTTATTCGGAGTTCTGTTATTGCTAAGTGGAGTCTTAGCCGTAATTTACCAGAAAAGTGAAGATAAAATTCGGAAAGGTAACCCAATTCCGTGGCAATTACTAGGAATTATTGCTGGTTTTGCGTTAGCTATTCAGACGTCATCAAACGGCGCCTTAGGTCGGACGATTCACGCACCGATTAGTGCCGGAGTCTATTCATTCACCAGTGGATCCATTATTTTAGTTTTGGCCGTGGGTATCTTTGAACATGACTTTGGTCATTATCTAAGAGCTGTTGGCTACGGCACTCGCTGGTGGATCTGGATTGGCGGTCCGCTTGGTGCTACCTACGCTTTCTGTAACCTTAGCTTGGCACCGATTATTGGTGCTGGAACCACGATCGTCTTAACGATTTTAGGTAATGTTGCCGGTAGCGTCGTAATCGATAAGTTCGGCCTGATTGGGACGCCAAAACGAGAAATCGGCTGGCGTCAGTATCTAGGCCTCGTGATTATGATATGCGGAGTAATATTGATTAAATTATTTTAAAATTGATCTGAGTAAAATAAAGGCTCTTCACACATAATATCTGTGAAGAGCCTTTTAGTTTATTCAGATTTATTAACGTTAATCTTCAACACGATGCTTCTTGAGATCATAATCATAGAAGATCCAAGCACACCCACCGAATAATACGGGTCCGATGAATGTCCAGAAGTCATCAATATAGTCGTGTGTCAATAATGGCTGGATAAAGTTAAAGACAATTCCAAAGATTAAGACAATCAAGACCATAACGGTTGATGACCAAATGACCCTCTTACTGTGATAAATTTCAAATGGTCGGTTCATGTTAATAATCTTCTTAAAGAATGGGAATGCAAAAACAATTAATACGTATTGCAACGTCGTGGATACATTATTCATATCTGTCAAAATCTGATAGAACATCTTAGCGCTTGAGCCACCAAATGAAGTGAAGAATAGTACAACACTCATTAAAGCCGTCTGAATCCACATAACATGGTTTGGCATCCCATGCTTATTAAGATGCAATGCCCACTTAGGCCATAATTTAGTTGATGACCCAAACATAAATGATTTGATTGGTGAATAAAGTAGAACGAAGAAACCACCAATTCCACCAGCTAAGGTAGCAAAAGCTTCAAAACGAACTAAGAAATGACCAAAGGCTAATGTGGTTCCAGGAGCCCAGTTTAAACTACGACCTAAAGCGAAGCCAACGTTGGCCATTAAAACATACATAACGTTACCTAAAGTAACTGACTTGCGACCCATAATGTGAGCCCAATTGATACTTACACCACAGAGAAGAATAGATGCTGTATATAGAACAACCATGATGACCATGGAGATCATAACTGCACGCGGGAAAGTCTTCTTAGGGTTCTTTAAATGATTAATAACACCGCATAATGATTCAATTCCAGCGTAAGCAAAGATCGCGTATACAACGAACGAAATCATTGAAGCGGTGTGTCTAAACTGTGGATTCGGTGGAACGATAAAACTCTTGAAACCCGTGATTGGTTGAGCTAAATGGCCATGGTTAGTAAAAATCAAAATGATTGATAAAGTACAAAAGATTACCACTAATAAAGTTGCCATAAAGCCACCGATGGAAGCAATCCATGTAATTGACTTTAAACCTTTAATTGCTAACCATGTAGCAAAGATTAGAAAAATAATGGATAAGATACCTAAAGTTTCGGTGCTATCTAGTCCCAAAATACTCCATTGTTGAGTGGTATCTTTCCCAAAGATCATAGCAGACCAGGAAATCCAGCTATTGGGAATCCAGAAAATATTGGTAATGATCCAAGCTAATAGCCAAATAAACGTTCCAATAAATGCCCAACGTTCACCGATTGACACTTTAATCCAAGAATAGATTCCACCACTTTTATCACTTAAAGCAGAACCATATTCAGCAAACATAAATGATGTTGGGATGAAGAAACAGAACGCACCAACTAAATACCAAATAATACTAGCGTAGCCCATTTGTTCATATGCCGTAGCGGTATTAACAAAGCCAAATGCGGTAGCAAGAATCATTAGAACTAAGCTAGTCAAAGAAATGTTGCCATCTTTTGACATAATAAAATGAAGCCTCCAACTTTTATTAATTCAAAGAGGTTAGAGACACAAATCATTTATTTGTTGAATTATATACTAAAAAGCCATCATTTTAAGATAGCTTAAAACGATGGCATCAATTTTACCTACTTAACATATAGTCCAACGTTCAAAGCTCTCCGCAGTTTATCTACGACAGTTCGCGATCTATTGAATCACGCCCCAGATCACCAGTAACCACTTTTACTAGCACCTCGGCAACTTTCCCTTTCAGCTAACTTCTTCACTAAAGTAGTAGTTCAATTAACCTACTCTTGTCAGTTGCAACCTCTTTGATTTTTATATTAAATATATTATAACTTTATGGTATTTTTGTCAAACCAATTTATTGATATTGACTATCAATGTTTAACTTTATATAGTTAAATTATACGTAAATTTAACTAATGTTCGTTTAAAGGAGCAATTACTATGAGTAAATTAAGTCCTGATACAAAAAAATATTTGTCATATGCTAAAAAATGGGTTGGCAACATCCCTTATAGCATGGCTGGACACGCTGATTGTTATCATAAATTGAAGGCTGGAAAGAAACCAGCATCAGGTGACTGCAGTGCCTTCGTATTAGGTGTCTTAGCACATGATGGTTATAAAGTTCATCAAGCCAGTACACCCACTATGGATGCTGAACCAGGTTTAAAGCGAATTAAACCCGATGAAGCAACGGTTGGTGATGTCGTTATCGTTAATAAGGGTGATGGATATAATTCGAATGGTCACACCGCCTTTTTATTACAGCCTTGGAAAAAGTACGGGAAACATACTAAGGTTCTTCAGGAAAGTGTTTATCATGATCTTAAGAACGTTAACGTCAAAGAATTTGGGCCTAGCTTTGCTGATTTAGCTGGCGGTAAAACTCGGTTCTATCACCCAACTAAGCCTTAATTAATTTATAAAAATATAATAAAGGTGTGAAATAATGACTATTAATTCAAAGCTAACTGATTTTTATACGGTAATTGCTAATTCGGGTAAGCATGTCGGTACACCCATTTATGCAACCTATCCAAAACAGAGTGCTTCAGGTAAAGTAATTGCCACTCAACACCAATATCGTAATCAAATCGTCCATGTTACTAAGATGGTTAAATCTACTCATCAAACTTGGGCTAAAATTGATGGTAAGATTTCTGGCTGGATTAATTATGATGGTCTTGATCACGATGTTCGCTGGTTTAAAGGTGTCCCACTAATTTGCCAACGCCCGGAATTACCCACGGGATGTGAATTAGTTGCCGCCACCATGATGCTTCAATATGCAACTGGTAAAAAATTAGATAAGATGAAATTAGTTCGTGAAATGCCAAGGAGTACTAACCCTAATAGAGGTTTTGTCGGTAGCCCTTATAAGACCAGTGGTTGGTGTGTATATCCTGGTGGCTTGATGAGCGTTGTAAATCAATATACCCATGATAAAGCATGGAACATGACGGGATGCACAATTACTGATATTAAAAAGCAAATTGATCGTAATCATCCCGTTGTCATCTGGATGACTGACATCGATGGCTTTCCAACGCACGCCTTAACGGTTTATGGATACGATAAACATCACCTGTTTTTAAATGACCCGTGGGCAAACGCCCGAATTAAACGTTCATTATCGTTTATTCGTAAACGTCGAAGTAAAGATGGCATGCGAACGATTAGTTATCATTAACGAGATCCTAAACTATAGAAAGTTAGACCATGATTGGTTTGGACTTCGAGGTACTTGTGTTTAACGAGATAATGAATGGCGTTATTAAATTGATTTGCTTTTATATGGCCAAGACGATTTAATAGCGTTTTTTGATCTAAGTAATTGATACATGAATTATCTGAGCCATCGTGCATGATTTCATTAATTCGGTTTGCAATGGGATGAGCTTGTAAGTCACGGTTGTGATTAGTTAAATTAACGTATTCCATATTAGTAACCTTCTTTACATAAAAAATAAAGGACTTAATTTATAAATTAAGTCCTTTATTTTTATCTTTAAGTTATCTTCTGCTTAGACGAGCCCGAACGACGGCTTTACAACGGTTTAAATCCAAGATAATTTTGGTAACTGAAGTTTTACGATGATTCATCATTCCTTCGGCCTGGATTAGCATATGTTTTTCGTTAATGGCCGTTACTTCTAACTGCGGATGAACAATGTGATTATTCTTAAGGATCCGTTTGATGTGATCTAGCGAATCAGATTTATTAACGGCTCTAATCTGCATTTTAATACTGACGTTGTTAACTAGCCATTCAGCGATTGAGTCATCATGGAACATAAACTGAATCGTTACGATGATGATCGTTGCGGCAATCGCAATGATGTACATCCCGGCACCAACGGTCATACCAATAGCAGCAGTACCCCAGATACCGGCGGCGGTGGTTAAGCCACTGACTTTCGTATGGCCGGTTAAAATCATTCCGGCACCCAGGAATCCAACACCACTGATGATCTGCGCGGCAATACGTGATGGATCAAGGCTGATGTTATGCATAGCTAAGACATCATAAAAGCCGTACTTAGAAACTAGTGTTGTTAGCGCGGCACCGACAGCCACTACAATATGGGTTCTAATTCCGGCACTCTTGAATTGTCGAGAACGTTCATAACCAATTGCACCACCACATAGCAATGCGACTAGCAGACGGACAATCCATTCAATTTCAGTTGACGCTGAAATATTATCACTCCCCGTTCACTTTTACGTTTTATAAATTAATCATGCTTCGTAGGAAATAATGCCAAAACAATGGCACAGATGAAACAGATAAATTCAAGAAACGCACTGGTGTTTTCGATGATGATCCGTGGCCAAGTCTTACCAACCGATTCATGAACGATGGCTTGTAGAACCCACGGTGCGACATAAGTTAAGAAAATCCAGTAAACACTAATCCCGGCGTTGCGGTATCGACGAATCGTAATACTGATACACGGGATTAGAGCTACTAAACAGTAGGCCAGTAATAATACCAATCCAGTTAATTCAACGTGCGGTTCACCCTTTAGATGTCCCACTAATGCCCAGATTAGAAATACAAATCGAATTAACCAGTTCCACATAAATGGCCACCAGTATTCGGTTCGACTACTGTTACCTTTAAAATTAAAGTAATTTTTCCAGAATAATTGATATGCTTTAAATAAATTTACGTGTCTTGTACTCATTAGTAATTATCATCCTTTAACCTTTAACATCAATAACTTTAGATTAGATTATCCAAAATCAATTTTCAAATCAGTTCCTTAAAAAGCAGTCCATCGTGTGGTCGTTCACCATTCCGCTAGCTTCCATAAATGCATAAATGATGACGGGACCGGTAAATTTAAAACCGTCTCGTTTCATGGTTTTGCTGATTTTTTTTAGAAAGTGCGGTCTGGGTTGGGACTTCCGCATGATTTTGATAATGATTAATGACCGGTCGATTATTTACAAAACGCCATAAGTAATGATTTAAGTCAATGGATCGTTGATTTAATCGATTAACTACTTTGGCGTTATTAATAATTGCTTTTAACTTCATCTGGTTACGAATAATTTTGGGATTATTAAGTAATTTAGGTAACTCTGGAGTCATTTTCATAACTTTCTGATAGTCAAAATTATGAAAGGCAACTTCAAACGCCGGCCGTTTATGTAAAACGGTTCGCCAGCTCAAGCCCGCTTGCATGATTTCCAATGACAATAATTCAAATAGCTTTCGGTTGTCATGCAACGGATGTCCCCATTCATGATCGTGATAATGTCGCATCAATGGATCATTAACGTTTGCCCATGCACATCGGTTAAGTCTAGTTGACATCAAATCACTTCAAAATTTTGCCATGGTACATGTCCGAGTAGAACTTAATCTGCTGCGGAGTATTATTGCTACTGGTAAATTTAATGATCTGCTTCTGATCTTTTGGCGCAGCTAAGCCTTTAGCCTTTAACTGGTAACCAACGTAGCGAGCTAAGCCATCATATCCGGTGTAAATCGCGGGTTGATCATTAAATTCATGACTGATGATTGAGCGGATGTACGGGTAATGGGTACAGCCTAGAACGACCGAATCAATATGATATTTTTTAAGTGGGTCCAGTAACTTATGAACGAGTGCTTTAATCTGGGGTAAGTTCTTGGAGCCACCTTCGATTAAACCGGCTAAACCAGGACAAGGAACTGAGAAGATCCGGTGGGATGACTGATACTTATCTAACTGACGATTGTACTTTGGTAAACTCATTGTCAACGGCGTTGCCATTACGGCAATGTTCTGACCACCATTGTCAACAGCTTGCTTTAAAGCGGGTTCAATCCCAAAGATCGGTAAATTGGGATGCATTTTAACTAATTCACTCTTAGCTGAACTAGTTGCTGTATTACAGGCAATTACAAACGCCTTAATGTGATGATGCTTAGTTAAATCGTTAAAGACATTGTTGGTCAAGTGAACGACAGCTTGCTTGCTGCGTTCACCGTACGGTGCGTTCTTAGAGTCACCATAAAAGACAAAGTCTTCGTGAGGTAGCATCTTAGCTAATGTCTTAAGCGTACTAGTACCACCAACACCTGAATCCATAACACCGATTGGTTCTTGATTCTTATTCATATAATTACTTCCTTAGTAAAGTAAATTCGATAACTTAGAAATAACCATTATTTGGTTCAATTCCTTATTATAGTTAAATAACGAATGTAATTAAATGAAAAGAAAAGCCGTTTTATTAGTGAACGGCCGGTAAACATAATCAATTTAGTTGTTTAACAATTCTTTACTAAAACGTTCGCGATTTTTTCAAGAATCTTTTGATCCTGTGCGGTGAATGCATTTAGTTGGTTAGAATCAAGATCGAGAACACCGAGAACTTGATCAGCTTTCAATAACGGAACCACAATTTCAGATTGGCTAGCGCTATCACAAGCAATGTGACCAGGAAACTGGCTAACGTCCTTTACTAATTGTGGTTTTTTAGTCTGAGCAGCGGTTCCACAAACACCTTTTCCATTCGGAATGATGTTGCAAGCTAATTTGCCCTGGTATGGTCCTAATAAAAGATCGTTAGTCTTGGGACGGTACTTATAAAACCCTGCCCAGCTTACTTTATCGTTAGTTTGCATTAATAACGCCGCAACGTTAGCTAAATTAGTGACGACGTTGTCAACGCTGGTCGTTAATGCGTTGGCTTGAGAAATTAAAATTGAATCCATAATAATCACCTTTTAAAAAACGG
This window encodes:
- a CDS encoding DMT family transporter, producing the protein MIFLIGIGAGLLLPIQTSINSKLRFKVGSPYLASTASMVTGMLFLMVIACLFGQELLPSLSVFDDDHWWLGLGGLMGAIAFTINVLLLPHLGAVQTIIMPLIGQIIMSMSIDNFGWFNLPVNHFNIVRLFGVLLLLSGVLAVIYQKSEDKIRKGNPIPWQLLGIIAGFALAIQTSSNGALGRTIHAPISAGVYSFTSGSIILVLAVGIFEHDFGHYLRAVGYGTRWWIWIGGPLGATYAFCNLSLAPIIGAGTTIVLTILGNVAGSVVIDKFGLIGTPKREIGWRQYLGLVIMICGVILIKLF
- a CDS encoding tyrosine-type recombinase/integrase, yielding MAKTYHLKSYPHIFYVHKNGHKRFGFRYTYIDSSHKRHEISRRNFGSVQEANLELDQVRRQVMKGNANSLKFINLTISEWVHSFIEANRSRWKVSTYHTYLYTFRNFIIPTIGNVKVQQINKNIYQRLCINKLIDKGLKHSSIVNVHHRMITLMNSAVDNDIVSRNKLSGTKIPTITGKLKKRLMTADELAKFNRQLKHEPILYQTIFHVLEDTGMREGELLGLTWQDIILTKLRIHINHTRDNNGLRTPKTPHSRRSIGISKQLAQLLIKYQTWQVKLFKHLEQPWNEKTFVFTTHKGVPMSNTTISRNLSKILKQAGLGYLSGHFTAHTFRHMFASYLLNNGMPLTEVSHALGHANPQITLAIYTQRNPASNKNLGSKIEQIYHNKK
- the murI gene encoding glutamate racemase — protein: MNKNQEPIGVMDSGVGGTSTLKTLAKMLPHEDFVFYGDSKNAPYGERSKQAVVHLTNNVFNDLTKHHHIKAFVIACNTATSSAKSELVKMHPNLPIFGIEPALKQAVDNGGQNIAVMATPLTMSLPKYNRQLDKYQSSHRIFSVPCPGLAGLIEGGSKNLPQIKALVHKLLDPLKKYHIDSVVLGCTHYPYIRSIISHEFNDQPAIYTGYDGLARYVGYQLKAKGLAAPKDQKQIIKFTSSNNTPQQIKFYSDMYHGKILK
- a CDS encoding DUF805 domain-containing protein, whose amino-acid sequence is MSTRHVNLFKAYQLFWKNYFNFKGNSSRTEYWWPFMWNWLIRFVFLIWALVGHLKGEPHVELTGLVLLLAYCLVALIPCISITIRRYRNAGISVYWIFLTYVAPWVLQAIVHESVGKTWPRIIIENTSAFLEFICFICAIVLALFPTKHD
- a CDS encoding CHAP domain-containing protein; the encoded protein is MSKLSPDTKKYLSYAKKWVGNIPYSMAGHADCYHKLKAGKKPASGDCSAFVLGVLAHDGYKVHQASTPTMDAEPGLKRIKPDEATVGDVVIVNKGDGYNSNGHTAFLLQPWKKYGKHTKVLQESVYHDLKNVNVKEFGPSFADLAGGKTRFYHPTKP
- the yjeM gene encoding glutamate/gamma-aminobutyrate family transporter YjeM gives rise to the protein MSKDGNISLTSLVLMILATAFGFVNTATAYEQMGYASIIWYLVGAFCFFIPTSFMFAEYGSALSDKSGGIYSWIKVSIGERWAFIGTFIWLLAWIITNIFWIPNSWISWSAMIFGKDTTQQWSILGLDSTETLGILSIIFLIFATWLAIKGLKSITWIASIGGFMATLLVVIFCTLSIILIFTNHGHLAQPITGFKSFIVPPNPQFRHTASMISFVVYAIFAYAGIESLCGVINHLKNPKKTFPRAVMISMVIMVVLYTASILLCGVSINWAHIMGRKSVTLGNVMYVLMANVGFALGRSLNWAPGTTLAFGHFLVRFEAFATLAGGIGGFFVLLYSPIKSFMFGSSTKLWPKWALHLNKHGMPNHVMWIQTALMSVVLFFTSFGGSSAKMFYQILTDMNNVSTTLQYVLIVFAFPFFKKIINMNRPFEIYHSKRVIWSSTVMVLIVLIFGIVFNFIQPLLTHDYIDDFWTFIGPVLFGGCAWIFYDYDLKKHRVED
- a CDS encoding MgtC/SapB family protein, yielding MLCGGAIGYERSRQFKSAGIRTHIVVAVGAALTTLVSKYGFYDVLAMHNISLDPSRIAAQIISGVGFLGAGMILTGHTKVSGLTTAAGIWGTAAIGMTVGAGMYIIAIAATIIIVTIQFMFHDDSIAEWLVNNVSIKMQIRAVNKSDSLDHIKRILKNNHIVHPQLEVTAINEKHMLIQAEGMMNHRKTSVTKIILDLNRCKAVVRARLSRR
- a CDS encoding GAF domain-containing protein gives rise to the protein MDSILISQANALTTSVDNVVTNLANVAALLMQTNDKVSWAGFYKYRPKTNDLLLGPYQGKLACNIIPNGKGVCGTAAQTKKPQLVKDVSQFPGHIACDSASQSEIVVPLLKADQVLGVLDLDSNQLNAFTAQDQKILEKIANVLVKNC
- a CDS encoding C39 family peptidase, with amino-acid sequence MTINSKLTDFYTVIANSGKHVGTPIYATYPKQSASGKVIATQHQYRNQIVHVTKMVKSTHQTWAKIDGKISGWINYDGLDHDVRWFKGVPLICQRPELPTGCELVAATMMLQYATGKKLDKMKLVREMPRSTNPNRGFVGSPYKTSGWCVYPGGLMSVVNQYTHDKAWNMTGCTITDIKKQIDRNHPVVIWMTDIDGFPTHALTVYGYDKHHLFLNDPWANARIKRSLSFIRKRRSKDGMRTISYH
- a CDS encoding zinc-ribbon domain-containing protein — its product is MKLNPNLKNVTNVKKLTLGKVCPSCHYIVPVHERYCYHCGLNFMKHARCAVVDAGKHSFPTMRDTQTCPKCHHKISGTNRYCNYCGYDMLKNQ